The Thiohalophilus sp. genome segment AATAACACACCCCGCTGTCCGAAAAGAGGGGGCCGGGCGATATATTGAGCCCGTTAGCGGGCAGCCCGGCCGAGGCGGGCCATTTTTTGCAGCCAGCGTTGGCGGTGGTCGGCACTGCCTTCCACCATGCCAATGATGCTTTCGCGTACCGGGCTGATGCCGGTGAACTTGAGAATATTGCGCTCCAGGCTTTTGAGGCTATGCGCGCGAAATATCCAGCGATAGGCCAGGGCCGGCATACCCATGGTGACAACAATCCGTGCCGATTTTCCCTTGAGCAGCTTTATCCAGCGCTGGCCGCCATCCAGCGGTTGCATGGCAAAGCCGGGGCGAAACAGCTGCTCGAAAAAACCTTTTAACAATGCCGGCATTCCCCCCAGCCACAGGGGATAAACGATGACCA includes the following:
- a CDS encoding NAD(P)H-dependent oxidoreductase, translating into MKILVIQGHPDPDTSHYGHALAMTYSDAAKAAGHEVETIQVAALDFPLLKNFAEFHAGETPAVIRDCQEQVRQADHLVIVYPLWLGGMPALLKGFFEQLFRPGFAMQPLDGGQRWIKLLKGKSARIVVTMGMPALAYRWIFRAHSLKSLERNILKFTGISPVRESIIGMVEGSADHRQRWLQKMARLGRAAR